From a region of the Bradyrhizobium diazoefficiens genome:
- a CDS encoding molecular chaperone TorD family protein, giving the protein MRDAGLDRAIVAAGGVAELARKIHISQPSVSNWSKIPAQRVIAVEMATGVPRAELRPDLFSDHHHARTVSQDGIDPIDVARAQEYTLLAALLAAAPSKRLLDRLAGLEGDGTPLGQAHAALAEAAARANAAQVEREYFELFVGLGRGELLPYASYYLTGFLNERPLSRLRSDLSALGIERAESNSEPEDHAAILCEIMAGMADGRLEGSCDAQRALFEAHVSPWMGRLFADMEQATSARFYRAVGTLGRLFIEIERQGFSFAK; this is encoded by the coding sequence GTGCGTGACGCAGGGCTTGATCGCGCCATTGTCGCCGCAGGCGGCGTAGCTGAACTCGCGCGCAAAATCCATATCAGCCAGCCCTCGGTTTCAAACTGGAGCAAGATACCCGCGCAGCGGGTGATTGCGGTGGAAATGGCGACGGGTGTTCCCCGTGCCGAGCTCCGGCCCGATCTCTTTTCTGACCACCATCACGCGCGCACGGTGTCGCAAGACGGCATCGATCCCATCGATGTCGCGCGAGCGCAGGAATATACTCTTCTCGCCGCCTTGCTCGCCGCTGCGCCGTCCAAGAGGTTGCTCGATCGGCTTGCAGGCTTGGAAGGAGACGGGACGCCGCTCGGTCAGGCTCACGCGGCCTTGGCGGAAGCCGCTGCGCGCGCGAATGCGGCTCAGGTCGAGCGCGAATATTTTGAGCTTTTCGTTGGTCTCGGCCGCGGTGAGTTGCTGCCTTATGCCTCGTACTATCTGACCGGCTTCCTCAACGAACGGCCGCTGTCCCGCCTGCGATCCGATCTCTCGGCGCTCGGCATCGAGCGCGCCGAGAGCAATTCCGAGCCCGAAGATCATGCCGCCATCCTGTGCGAGATCATGGCCGGGATGGCTGACGGCCGCTTGGAAGGGTCGTGCGATGCGCAGCGCGCGCTGTTCGAAGCACACGTCTCACCCTGGATGGGACGTCTGTTCGCCGACATGGAGCAGGCGACCAGCGCAAGGTTCTATCGCGCGGTCGGTACGCTGGGCCGCTTGTTTATCGAGATCGAGCGGCAAGGATTCTCGTTCGCCAAGTGA
- the fdh3B gene encoding formate dehydrogenase FDH3 subunit beta yields MARMKFLCDADRCIECNACVTACKNEHEVPWGINRRRVVTINDGKPGERSISMACMHCTDAPCAAVCPVNCFYTTADGVVLHSKDLCIGCGYCFYACPFGAPQYPKVGNFGSRGKMDKCTYCAGGPEADGSKEEYEKYGANRLAEGKLPLCAEMCSTKSLLAGDGEIIAQIYRERVMKRGYGSGAWGWKTAYRETIVS; encoded by the coding sequence ATGGCACGTATGAAATTCCTCTGCGACGCCGACCGTTGCATCGAATGCAATGCCTGCGTTACCGCCTGCAAGAACGAGCACGAGGTGCCCTGGGGCATCAACCGGCGCCGCGTGGTCACGATCAATGATGGCAAGCCCGGCGAGCGCTCGATCTCGATGGCCTGCATGCATTGCACCGACGCGCCGTGCGCGGCGGTGTGCCCGGTGAATTGCTTCTACACCACCGCCGACGGCGTGGTGCTGCACTCCAAGGATCTGTGCATCGGCTGCGGGTATTGCTTCTACGCCTGTCCGTTCGGTGCGCCGCAATACCCCAAGGTCGGAAATTTCGGCTCGCGCGGCAAAATGGACAAATGCACCTACTGCGCCGGCGGCCCGGAGGCCGACGGCAGCAAGGAGGAATACGAGAAATACGGCGCGAACCGTTTGGCGGAGGGCAAGCTGCCGCTGTGTGCCGAGATGTGCTCGACCAAGTCGTTGCTCGCGGGCGACGGGGAAATTATCGCCCAGATCTACAGGGAACGCGTGATGAAGCGCGGCTACGGCTCCGGCGCGTGGGGCTGGAAGACCGCGTATCGCGAAACGATCGTGTCCTGA
- a CDS encoding biotin/lipoate--protein ligase family protein, translating to MPPPFTLVRLRESGDAFAHACRIAPESGAGTLVYVGRFDLAEFAVVLEPAEPLIIARRAFYAGMVALTDALRAYAPPAKEVAVSWPDAVRVDGGQVGGGRLGWPPSADEDEPPGWLVFGAMIRTVMMTDDPGLHPLASALDEEGFGEAGAMQVTESFARYLMRAIDSWQVEGFDSVARDYLSRIPRERQTVRGIDDCGDLLTRRIGSDAVERADLVKALATPSWLDPKLGGPAS from the coding sequence TTGCCGCCACCCTTCACCTTGGTCCGGTTGCGCGAGAGCGGAGACGCCTTTGCCCATGCATGCCGCATTGCACCCGAAAGCGGTGCCGGCACGCTGGTCTATGTCGGACGGTTCGACCTCGCCGAGTTCGCGGTGGTGCTGGAGCCGGCCGAGCCGCTGATCATCGCGCGCCGCGCCTTCTACGCCGGCATGGTGGCCCTGACGGATGCCCTGCGCGCCTACGCGCCGCCGGCCAAGGAGGTTGCGGTCAGTTGGCCGGATGCAGTGAGGGTTGACGGAGGGCAGGTTGGAGGGGGACGGTTGGGCTGGCCCCCATCTGCGGACGAGGATGAACCGCCGGGCTGGCTCGTATTCGGCGCCATGATCCGGACAGTCATGATGACCGATGATCCCGGCCTCCATCCCCTGGCCTCAGCCTTGGATGAGGAAGGGTTTGGCGAGGCCGGCGCCATGCAGGTGACCGAGAGCTTTGCGCGGTATCTGATGCGGGCGATCGACAGTTGGCAGGTCGAGGGATTTGACAGCGTCGCGCGCGACTATCTCAGCCGCATCCCTCGCGAGCGGCAGACGGTTCGAGGCATCGATGATTGCGGCGATCTGCTCACACGCCGCATCGGCAGTGACGCGGTCGAGCGGGCAGACCTTGTCAAAGCCCTCGCCACACCATCCTGGCTCGATCCGAAGCTCGGAGGGCCAGCGTCGTGA
- a CDS encoding twin-arginine translocation signal domain-containing protein — protein MSDEKKATVGRRDFLRKVGIGTVGAGATLAAPLVGSAEADSENNDEKRKARYKESDHVKTYYRVNRYPA, from the coding sequence ATGAGTGATGAAAAGAAAGCGACGGTCGGACGGCGCGACTTCCTCCGCAAGGTTGGCATCGGCACGGTGGGCGCTGGCGCCACGCTGGCGGCGCCGCTGGTCGGCTCCGCGGAGGCCGACAGCGAGAACAACGATGAGAAGCGCAAGGCGCGCTACAAGGAATCCGATCACGTGAAGACTTATTACCGCGTCAACCGCTATCCCGCCTGA
- a CDS encoding formate dehydrogenase subunit gamma, protein MASFGRIIRLAFGAGALFLVIAAAPAWGQQVNPTASSVKEQQLLQQFNRIQGRVSIPDQRSGVLEQPQGREWREFRNVTLRWIGGVAIVGVLVLLLIFYLTRGMVRLESGRSGRRIVRFTLFERFVHWMTATCFIILAISGLNITFGRPLLLPLIGPEAFSEWSQWAKYAHNYLSFPFTIGVVLIFLMWIAGNIPNKVDVAWIKRGGGIVGHDQPPAYRFNAGQKMIYWIVVIGGGLVAATGYQLMFPFYISGIEGMQMAQIIHSVVAVLFVAAMIGHIYIGTIGMEGAFEAMGSGEVDLNWAREHHSLWLDEEMARTGPNDRKPQSASAAAE, encoded by the coding sequence ATGGCGTCATTTGGAAGGATCATTCGCCTGGCGTTTGGCGCAGGCGCGCTGTTTCTGGTGATCGCAGCGGCTCCAGCGTGGGGCCAACAGGTCAACCCGACCGCAAGCTCCGTCAAGGAGCAGCAACTGCTGCAGCAGTTCAACCGGATCCAGGGTCGTGTCAGCATTCCGGACCAGAGGTCGGGGGTGCTCGAGCAGCCGCAGGGACGCGAATGGCGGGAATTTCGCAACGTCACGCTGCGTTGGATCGGCGGCGTCGCGATCGTCGGCGTGCTGGTGCTTCTCCTGATCTTCTACCTGACCCGCGGCATGGTGCGGCTCGAAAGCGGGCGATCGGGACGCCGCATCGTGCGCTTCACCCTGTTCGAGCGCTTCGTGCACTGGATGACAGCCACCTGCTTCATCATCCTCGCGATCTCGGGACTGAACATCACCTTCGGACGGCCGCTATTGTTGCCGTTGATTGGCCCTGAAGCCTTCTCCGAGTGGTCGCAATGGGCCAAGTATGCCCACAACTATCTGAGCTTCCCGTTCACCATCGGCGTTGTCCTGATCTTCCTGATGTGGATCGCGGGAAATATCCCGAACAAGGTGGACGTTGCCTGGATCAAGCGCGGAGGAGGCATCGTTGGCCATGATCAACCGCCGGCCTATCGCTTCAATGCCGGTCAGAAGATGATCTACTGGATCGTCGTGATCGGGGGCGGCCTCGTTGCGGCGACGGGATACCAGTTGATGTTCCCATTCTACATCAGCGGTATCGAAGGCATGCAGATGGCCCAGATCATCCACTCGGTGGTGGCCGTGCTGTTCGTTGCCGCAATGATCGGGCACATCTATATCGGCACGATCGGAATGGAGGGGGCTTTCGAGGCCATGGGCTCAGGCGAGGTCGACCTCAATTGGGCGCGCGAACACCATAGCCTGTGGCTCGACGAGGAGATGGCGCGAACTGGACCGAACGATCGAAAGCCGCAATCGGCGTCCGCTGCGGCCGAATGA
- a CDS encoding formate dehydrogenase subunit alpha, protein MLIKRTHQHSPSGRCGRVADALASQTSGLDRRTFLRRSGLAGGALAALGAMPVSGVRKAEAAAAGPLTTGATIKKSICTHCAVGCTVTAEVLNGVWIGQEPSWDSPINRGSHCAKGASVRELVHSERRLRYPMKLVNGQWTRVSWDTAINEIGDKILQVREKSGPDSVYWLGSAKMTNEGAYLFRKLGAFWGTNNTDHQARICHSTTVTGVANTWGYGAMTNSFNDIRNAKTQMIMGGNPAEAHPVSLQHLLEGKELQKANFIVIDPRMTRTAAHATEYVRMRPGTDIPVLYGIMWHILQNGWEDKEFIRQRVYGFDDLRKEVEKWNPQEVERVAGVPGEQLKRVAKMFATEKPSTLIWAMGQTQKTVGTANVRASCILLLLTGNVGGPGMGANIFRGHDNVQGATDVGLDIVTLPFYYGLAEGAWKHWSRVWDVDYEFLKSRFDSKQIMETPGIPLTRWFDAVILPKDQVAQKDNVRAVFVQGHASNSITRIPESLKGLKALDLLVIADPHPTTWASLAVEAGRKDGVYILPVATQFESKGSRVASNRSLQWGEQIVKPIFESKDDLEVIYLMAKKLGFADQMFKKIKVENNLPEAEDVLREMNRGSWSTGYCGQSPERLKAHMKNQAKFDMLTMRAPKDDPEVGGDYYGLPWPCWASPDVKHPGTPLLYNTNLAVMDGGGTFRPRFGIEREEKLPDGTTRKVSMLADKSYSKDSEIQDGYPEFTLASLKKLGWDTDLTEAEMATIMKVNSTNPDSVSWSLDLSGGIQRVALKHGCVPYGNGKARMNAFGLPDPIPVHREPIYTPRVDLVEKYPTLPDAKQFRLPNIGFSVQKAAVEKGIAKQFPLILSSGRLVEFEGGGEETRTNPWLAELQQDMFIEINPADAADRGVKDGGWVWVTGAENNSRARMKALVTERVGKGVAWMPFHFGGWFAGKDLRSAYPKGTDPIVLGESANTITTYGYDPATGMQEPKVTLCQIAAA, encoded by the coding sequence GTGCTTATCAAGCGAACACATCAGCATTCCCCATCTGGCCGCTGCGGCCGTGTCGCGGACGCTCTGGCAAGCCAGACCAGCGGCCTCGATCGCCGCACCTTCCTGCGCCGGTCCGGCCTTGCCGGTGGTGCGCTCGCGGCACTCGGCGCCATGCCGGTCTCCGGCGTGCGCAAGGCGGAAGCGGCCGCGGCAGGTCCGCTGACCACCGGCGCCACGATCAAGAAAAGTATCTGTACGCATTGTGCGGTCGGATGCACCGTAACCGCGGAGGTGTTGAACGGGGTCTGGATCGGCCAGGAGCCGAGCTGGGATTCCCCGATCAATCGCGGATCTCATTGCGCGAAGGGTGCTTCCGTACGCGAACTGGTGCACAGCGAACGGCGCTTGCGTTATCCAATGAAGCTCGTGAACGGGCAATGGACGCGGGTCTCCTGGGACACTGCGATCAACGAGATCGGCGACAAGATCCTCCAGGTTCGCGAAAAATCGGGACCGGATTCCGTCTATTGGCTCGGCTCGGCCAAGATGACCAACGAAGGCGCGTATCTGTTCCGCAAGCTCGGGGCTTTCTGGGGCACCAACAACACCGACCACCAGGCACGAATCTGCCATTCGACCACCGTCACCGGCGTCGCCAACACCTGGGGCTACGGCGCGATGACCAACAGCTTCAACGACATTCGCAATGCCAAGACCCAGATGATCATGGGCGGAAATCCGGCGGAGGCCCATCCGGTTTCGTTGCAGCATCTGCTCGAGGGCAAGGAGCTGCAAAAGGCCAACTTCATCGTTATCGACCCGCGCATGACGCGCACCGCGGCGCACGCGACGGAATATGTACGGATGCGTCCGGGCACCGACATTCCGGTGCTCTATGGCATCATGTGGCACATCCTGCAGAACGGCTGGGAGGACAAGGAGTTCATCAGACAGCGCGTCTACGGCTTCGACGATCTCCGCAAGGAGGTGGAGAAATGGAATCCGCAGGAGGTCGAGCGCGTCGCCGGCGTTCCCGGCGAGCAGCTCAAGCGGGTCGCCAAGATGTTCGCCACCGAAAAGCCGTCGACGTTGATCTGGGCCATGGGCCAGACCCAGAAGACCGTCGGCACGGCCAACGTACGGGCGAGCTGCATCCTGCTGCTCCTGACCGGCAATGTCGGCGGACCGGGGATGGGCGCCAACATCTTCCGCGGCCACGACAATGTGCAGGGCGCGACCGACGTCGGGCTCGATATCGTGACGCTGCCGTTCTACTACGGCCTCGCCGAGGGCGCGTGGAAGCACTGGTCCCGGGTCTGGGATGTCGACTACGAGTTCCTGAAGTCGCGCTTCGACTCCAAGCAGATCATGGAAACCCCTGGCATCCCGCTGACGCGCTGGTTCGACGCGGTGATACTGCCGAAGGATCAGGTCGCGCAAAAGGACAATGTGCGAGCGGTGTTCGTGCAGGGACATGCCAGTAACAGCATCACGCGTATTCCGGAGTCGCTCAAGGGCCTGAAGGCGCTGGACCTGCTTGTCATCGCCGACCCGCATCCGACGACCTGGGCCTCGCTCGCGGTCGAGGCCGGCCGCAAGGATGGCGTCTATATTCTTCCCGTCGCCACGCAATTCGAGAGCAAGGGATCGCGCGTCGCCTCGAACCGCTCGCTGCAATGGGGCGAGCAGATCGTGAAGCCGATCTTCGAATCCAAGGACGACCTCGAGGTCATTTATCTGATGGCCAAGAAGCTCGGCTTCGCCGATCAGATGTTCAAGAAGATCAAAGTCGAGAACAATCTGCCTGAAGCGGAAGATGTGCTGCGCGAGATGAACCGCGGCAGCTGGTCGACCGGCTATTGCGGGCAGTCGCCCGAGCGGCTCAAGGCGCACATGAAGAACCAGGCGAAGTTCGACATGCTGACGATGCGTGCGCCCAAGGACGATCCCGAGGTCGGCGGCGACTATTACGGCCTGCCGTGGCCGTGCTGGGCCTCACCGGACGTCAAGCATCCCGGCACGCCGCTGCTCTACAACACCAATCTTGCGGTGATGGACGGCGGCGGCACGTTCCGGCCGCGCTTCGGCATCGAGCGCGAGGAGAAGCTGCCGGACGGGACCACGCGCAAGGTCAGCATGTTGGCCGACAAATCCTACTCCAAGGATTCCGAGATCCAGGACGGCTATCCCGAATTCACGCTGGCGAGCCTGAAGAAGCTCGGCTGGGACACCGATCTCACCGAAGCGGAGATGGCCACCATCATGAAGGTCAATTCGACCAATCCGGATTCAGTATCGTGGTCGCTCGATCTCTCCGGGGGCATCCAGCGGGTTGCGCTCAAGCACGGCTGCGTGCCCTATGGCAATGGCAAGGCACGCATGAATGCGTTCGGCCTGCCTGATCCGATCCCGGTGCATCGCGAGCCGATCTACACGCCACGCGTCGACCTCGTTGAGAAATATCCGACGCTGCCCGATGCCAAGCAGTTCCGCTTGCCCAATATCGGGTTCTCGGTGCAGAAGGCTGCCGTGGAGAAGGGGATTGCAAAGCAGTTCCCGCTCATCCTCTCCTCGGGCCGTCTGGTCGAATTTGAAGGCGGCGGCGAGGAGACGCGTACCAATCCCTGGCTTGCCGAACTGCAGCAGGACATGTTCATCGAGATCAATCCTGCCGATGCGGCCGATCGCGGCGTCAAGGACGGCGGTTGGGTCTGGGTCACCGGTGCCGAGAACAATTCCAGGGCGAGGATGAAGGCGCTCGTCACCGAACGCGTCGGCAAGGGCGTCGCCTGGATGCCCTTCCATTTCGGCGGCTGGTTCGCGGGCAAGGATCTCCGCAGCGCCTATCCGAAGGGGACCGATCCGATCGTTCTCGGCGAAAGCGCCAACACCATCACGACCTACGGATATGATCCCGCGACGGGCATGCAGGAGCCCAAGGTCACGCTTTGCCAGATCGCGGCGGCATAA
- a CDS encoding DUF6505 family protein — protein sequence MKFLRTIALDASDTFVFDVPAVSGEWAVSGAFRFCDLDPVKLSGKERAAFRSGFLGVQSWGWSTLVQIVPATEDDCQALIELLARQLVDRFGAPDMYVARTAAEEEVTFAQSLCTHPAGTLIAVHRSASDGEVHEAFRRLQLREGQRHGKAFSFMEVEDE from the coding sequence GTGAAATTTCTGCGCACCATCGCGCTAGATGCCTCCGATACCTTCGTGTTCGACGTGCCGGCAGTATCAGGCGAGTGGGCCGTCTCCGGCGCCTTCCGGTTCTGCGATCTGGATCCGGTGAAGCTGAGCGGAAAGGAGCGCGCTGCCTTCCGCAGCGGCTTTCTCGGTGTGCAATCCTGGGGATGGTCGACACTGGTGCAGATTGTTCCGGCAACCGAGGACGATTGCCAGGCGCTGATCGAACTGCTTGCCAGGCAACTCGTTGATCGGTTCGGCGCACCGGACATGTACGTTGCAAGGACCGCTGCGGAAGAGGAAGTCACCTTTGCGCAGTCCCTCTGCACGCACCCGGCCGGCACGCTGATTGCGGTCCATCGTTCGGCGAGTGACGGCGAAGTCCACGAGGCCTTCCGCAGGCTGCAACTGCGGGAAGGGCAGCGACATGGCAAGGCATTCTCGTTCATGGAAGTCGAAGATGAATGA
- a CDS encoding DUF3305 domain-containing protein, translating into MSAVLPLLRIPVGIVVERLKAGSPWADFIWRSAAVLPDEPETKPWTILREQDGTTLFYAGSATVDLYVSETPRYRDNLTSGTPSIWVVMSPSEGPWPYTIAAATADPAEGEGFTEAPDNLVEAVPMPEAVREVIESFVAEHHVEREFVKRERRRADPEALAGRQHEGGQK; encoded by the coding sequence ATGAGCGCTGTGCTGCCACTCCTGCGTATCCCCGTCGGCATCGTCGTCGAACGGCTCAAGGCGGGCTCGCCGTGGGCGGATTTCATCTGGCGGAGCGCCGCGGTGTTGCCGGACGAGCCGGAGACGAAGCCCTGGACAATCCTGCGCGAGCAGGACGGCACCACCTTATTCTATGCCGGCAGTGCAACGGTTGATCTGTACGTGTCGGAAACCCCGCGCTACCGCGACAATCTCACCTCCGGCACTCCGAGCATCTGGGTGGTGATGAGCCCATCCGAGGGGCCGTGGCCTTATACGATCGCTGCCGCGACCGCCGATCCTGCGGAAGGAGAGGGATTTACCGAGGCTCCTGACAATCTGGTTGAAGCCGTACCCATGCCTGAGGCGGTGCGTGAGGTGATTGAAAGCTTCGTCGCCGAACACCACGTCGAAAGGGAATTCGTCAAACGCGAGCGACGGCGCGCCGATCCGGAGGCGTTGGCGGGTCGGCAGCATGAAGGCGGGCAAAAATGA
- the ccmI gene encoding c-type cytochrome biogenesis protein CcmI, producing MTLWLVLILMTMVALAAVVWPFLVARASTPSGSDVAVYKDQLVEIERDREAGLIAVADAEAARIEVSRRLLNAAETADSFRQPSLTGDTFRTRRLAVVAAVLVFLPALAAGMYLRLGAPGLATVESMPDQSARSSDDTLIDTMVAQVEGYLRETPNDGHGWEVLAPVYMRLGRYEDSARAWRNAIADLGDSADREENLGESLVAAANGIVIAEARTAFDQALSVDRNRVMARYYIGLAAKQDGRRDEAARIWRDLVAAAPPDAGWIDTVRNALARLDEAAGAMADSASSSEVQQNAMIRSMVEGLAARLKADGGDVDDWLRLVRSYSVLGEHEKADAASADGRRALADDPDKLAHFENGLTNLDRQTESSSRATAAPSTPTVTAAPEHDAPTVQAMVANLAERLRTKGGGPDSWLMLVRSYETLGEREKAATAIAQARSAFAYDPEKLAQFNQLLSSVDSASSVPVAPNASQRRDVRESARADTAPTEEQAAMINSMVDRLAERLKANGNDVDGWIQLMRSYVVLGRRDQASAAGRSARIALGDNNDALRRLSEGARELGVELP from the coding sequence ATGACGCTTTGGCTCGTTCTGATATTGATGACGATGGTAGCGCTTGCCGCTGTCGTTTGGCCATTTTTGGTCGCACGCGCCAGTACGCCGTCCGGCAGCGACGTCGCCGTATACAAGGATCAGCTCGTCGAGATCGAGCGAGATCGTGAGGCCGGCTTGATCGCCGTTGCAGATGCAGAAGCAGCACGCATCGAGGTCTCGCGCAGACTTCTCAATGCAGCTGAAACTGCCGACTCCTTTCGCCAGCCCTCACTCACCGGCGACACGTTTAGGACTCGACGGCTTGCGGTTGTTGCCGCCGTGCTGGTGTTCTTGCCCGCGCTCGCCGCCGGCATGTACCTCCGACTCGGGGCGCCCGGCTTGGCTACGGTCGAGAGCATGCCCGACCAGAGCGCACGATCGTCCGACGATACGCTGATCGACACCATGGTGGCACAAGTCGAGGGCTATCTGAGGGAGACGCCGAATGATGGCCACGGTTGGGAAGTTCTTGCACCAGTCTACATGCGCCTGGGCAGGTATGAGGATTCGGCGCGAGCCTGGCGAAACGCCATTGCCGATCTCGGCGACAGCGCTGATCGAGAGGAAAATCTCGGCGAGTCCCTGGTCGCCGCTGCTAATGGTATCGTAATAGCAGAAGCCAGGACGGCATTCGATCAAGCTCTTTCGGTCGATCGCAACAGGGTCATGGCACGTTATTATATTGGCCTTGCGGCAAAGCAGGACGGCCGCCGTGACGAGGCCGCAAGGATCTGGCGCGATCTCGTGGCGGCAGCTCCACCTGACGCCGGGTGGATCGACACCGTCCGCAATGCGCTCGCGCGGCTGGACGAGGCGGCCGGCGCCATGGCGGACAGCGCATCGTCTTCCGAAGTTCAACAGAACGCCATGATCCGGTCAATGGTCGAGGGATTGGCGGCGCGCCTCAAGGCCGATGGAGGAGACGTGGACGACTGGCTCAGGCTCGTGCGGTCCTACAGCGTGCTTGGCGAACACGAAAAGGCGGATGCCGCTTCGGCGGATGGGCGGCGCGCGCTCGCAGACGATCCTGACAAACTGGCTCATTTCGAGAACGGCTTGACGAACCTCGACCGGCAGACCGAGAGCAGCTCCCGCGCGACTGCGGCGCCGTCAACCCCGACCGTGACCGCAGCACCCGAGCACGACGCCCCGACTGTGCAAGCGATGGTCGCCAATCTGGCCGAGCGTCTCAGGACAAAAGGAGGCGGTCCCGACAGCTGGCTGATGTTGGTGCGCTCCTACGAAACGCTCGGAGAACGTGAGAAAGCCGCCACCGCGATAGCCCAGGCCCGGTCGGCTTTTGCCTATGATCCCGAGAAGTTAGCCCAATTCAATCAACTCTTGAGCTCAGTCGACAGTGCTTCGAGCGTGCCTGTGGCACCGAATGCCTCGCAACGGCGGGATGTTCGAGAATCGGCCCGCGCCGACACAGCTCCGACTGAGGAACAGGCGGCGATGATCAACAGCATGGTCGATCGCCTGGCCGAGCGGCTGAAGGCAAATGGCAACGACGTCGACGGATGGATTCAACTGATGCGCTCTTACGTCGTGCTCGGCCGGCGGGATCAAGCATCCGCTGCGGGTCGCAGCGCCCGTATTGCTCTTGGCGACAACAATGACGCGCTGCGTCGGCTCAGTGAAGGGGCAAGGGAATTGGGCGTCGAGCTACCATGA
- a CDS encoding DUF6352 family protein, which yields MNDFWIACGHHLLDRDAGGGLRVTDEFLKAYFARPELMPPKDACPVERRLHREMLADPRQPVSTDEVAAIADPDARENWRLVLAFRDLMLRHPTLEASYLAALHSGSNDLPPLFINQLVHVILRNALDGIDDAFVLRAAELFFRPQRILPHEQATLLGDEEVVGGSSPTPMLSLISMLDAKADAPLDVLSEENAEAYWERSDRFDMALDLSAGARGSRALAQVMTRWVAHLLGIEVAIEPLTELREVRLSWYVGLDADATRLGDRLWHGEEVDKHSAARVLSLFRLTFADPGLALETLRGEPVYLILAMTADQTLRMKPQNLLTGLPIRRLEAVS from the coding sequence ATGAATGATTTCTGGATCGCATGCGGCCATCATCTGCTCGATCGAGATGCGGGCGGCGGGCTCCGTGTCACCGACGAATTCCTGAAGGCTTATTTTGCCCGTCCCGAGTTGATGCCGCCGAAGGATGCGTGTCCGGTCGAACGACGACTGCATCGCGAAATGCTCGCCGACCCGCGCCAGCCGGTCAGTACGGACGAGGTTGCTGCGATCGCCGACCCGGACGCGCGGGAGAACTGGCGCCTCGTGCTGGCGTTTCGCGACCTGATGTTGCGGCACCCTACGCTGGAAGCTTCGTATCTCGCCGCCCTGCACTCGGGGTCAAACGATCTGCCGCCGCTGTTCATCAATCAGCTCGTGCACGTGATCCTGCGCAACGCCCTCGATGGCATCGACGATGCGTTCGTGCTACGCGCCGCTGAGCTCTTCTTCCGGCCGCAGCGGATCCTTCCGCATGAACAGGCCACGCTGCTTGGCGATGAAGAGGTTGTCGGCGGTAGCAGTCCGACGCCCATGTTGTCGTTGATCTCGATGCTGGATGCCAAGGCGGACGCCCCGCTCGACGTGTTGAGCGAAGAGAACGCCGAGGCCTATTGGGAACGCAGCGACCGGTTTGATATGGCCCTCGATCTCTCCGCAGGTGCGCGAGGGTCGCGCGCACTGGCGCAGGTGATGACGCGCTGGGTTGCCCATCTGCTCGGGATCGAGGTTGCCATTGAACCGTTGACGGAACTGCGCGAGGTGAGGCTGAGCTGGTATGTTGGGCTGGATGCTGACGCCACCAGGTTGGGCGATCGGCTTTGGCACGGCGAGGAGGTCGACAAGCACAGCGCAGCGCGGGTGCTTTCGCTGTTTCGCCTGACTTTTGCGGATCCTGGTCTCGCCCTGGAGACACTGCGGGGCGAACCGGTCTACCTGATCCTGGCGATGACGGCCGATCAGACGCTCCGCATGAAGCCGCAGAATCTATTGACAGGACTCCCGATCAGACGCCTGGAAGCCGTCTCATGA
- a CDS encoding DUF3306 domain-containing protein, which yields MTDEEFLARWSRRKRASKSDAPPAETAKPASDAAVRSPAAEVEAEVDLGSLPSVDSITAGTDITAFLRKGVPQELMRGALRRAWSADPAIRDFVGLAENAWDFNDPNAMPGFGPLDCSPAELVAWVERIVGGLHCAAEAPDTPTPLEKESSDVLVHAAELTEESAQAVVAETATSVAPQPTTAADSVRRRTHGGALPR from the coding sequence ATGACTGACGAAGAATTCCTCGCACGTTGGTCGCGCCGCAAGCGCGCCTCAAAATCGGATGCTCCGCCCGCGGAGACAGCCAAGCCTGCTAGCGATGCCGCTGTCCGATCTCCGGCAGCCGAGGTCGAAGCGGAAGTCGATCTCGGCAGTCTGCCGTCAGTCGATTCAATCACGGCCGGGACCGACATCACCGCGTTCCTGCGCAAAGGTGTCCCGCAGGAGTTGATGCGTGGAGCTCTTCGCCGCGCCTGGTCGGCTGATCCCGCGATCCGCGATTTCGTAGGGCTGGCCGAAAACGCCTGGGACTTCAACGATCCGAATGCCATGCCCGGGTTCGGACCGCTCGATTGCTCGCCGGCCGAGTTGGTTGCCTGGGTCGAGCGGATCGTCGGTGGCCTGCACTGCGCCGCAGAGGCGCCTGACACGCCGACGCCCCTAGAAAAAGAATCCTCGGACGTTCTCGTGCACGCTGCTGAGCTTACCGAGGAATCTGCACAAGCGGTCGTCGCGGAGACGGCGACCTCCGTCGCGCCGCAACCGACGACGGCAGCCGATAGCGTTCGGCGCCGCACACATGGCGGTGCACTACCTCGCTAG